In the genome of Nitrospinota bacterium, one region contains:
- a CDS encoding 2,3-bisphosphoglycerate-independent phosphoglycerate mutase, whose product MNNNGYQPVLLCILDGWGHTDTVKGNALKAAKMPVFDYLEKEFPPIFINASGEAVGLPEGQMGNSEVGHLNIGAGRVIRQELPRINHAIKDGYFFKNPVIDHAVKKAKADGTKYHLIGLLSDGGVHSHIEHLIAFLQKAKSEGLDRVYVHALMDGRDTSPTSGAGYMRQLLEAIKETGCGRVATVIGRYYGMDRDNRWDRVEKAFDAMALGEAEKRGRDPVKAIEESYAAGVTDEFIKPTVMTDEAGAPVATIDDGDVVQFFNFRSDRVREMVKALIDPDFQHFARKKTPRVHVCSLTEYSKEFTLPVAFENHPLAGTLGEVLAQRGIAQFRTAETEKYAHVTFFFNGGVEKQFPGEERKLIPSPGVATYDLQPEMSADPVTDEVVHAVASGRFPAVIVNIANGDMVGHTGVFAAAVKAAETVDACVGRMMEAVKRGGGWMIITADHGNIEEMLDAKGNPMTQHSTNQVPFHVYGPRRLPLVRDGGALCDIAPTILKLMGVPQPPEMTGRPLVVI is encoded by the coding sequence ATGAATAACAACGGCTATCAGCCGGTACTGCTTTGCATCCTCGACGGGTGGGGACACACCGATACCGTAAAGGGCAACGCCCTGAAAGCGGCGAAGATGCCGGTTTTCGATTATCTCGAAAAAGAGTTCCCCCCGATATTCATCAACGCATCCGGCGAGGCCGTCGGGTTGCCCGAAGGGCAGATGGGGAACAGCGAAGTGGGACACCTGAACATCGGCGCGGGGCGGGTGATCCGCCAAGAGCTTCCCCGCATCAACCACGCCATCAAGGACGGTTATTTTTTCAAGAACCCGGTCATCGACCACGCCGTCAAAAAGGCAAAAGCCGACGGCACGAAGTACCACCTCATCGGCCTTCTGTCGGATGGCGGCGTACACAGCCACATCGAACACCTGATCGCTTTTCTCCAAAAAGCGAAGAGTGAGGGGCTTGACCGCGTCTACGTTCACGCGCTGATGGATGGCCGCGACACCTCCCCCACCAGCGGGGCGGGTTACATGCGCCAGTTGCTGGAGGCCATCAAAGAGACCGGCTGCGGCCGCGTGGCGACCGTTATCGGGCGCTACTACGGCATGGACCGCGACAACCGGTGGGATCGCGTGGAAAAAGCTTTTGACGCGATGGCGCTGGGAGAGGCGGAGAAGAGAGGCCGTGACCCGGTGAAAGCCATCGAGGAGAGTTACGCCGCCGGGGTGACGGACGAGTTCATCAAGCCGACGGTGATGACGGATGAAGCGGGCGCGCCCGTTGCAACCATCGATGACGGCGATGTGGTGCAGTTTTTCAATTTCCGCTCCGACCGGGTGCGGGAGATGGTGAAGGCGTTGATCGACCCGGACTTCCAACACTTCGCGCGGAAAAAAACGCCGCGTGTGCATGTCTGCTCCCTCACCGAGTACAGCAAGGAGTTCACCCTGCCGGTGGCGTTTGAGAACCACCCGCTGGCCGGCACATTGGGGGAAGTGCTGGCGCAGCGCGGCATTGCCCAGTTCCGCACCGCCGAAACGGAAAAATACGCGCACGTCACCTTCTTCTTCAACGGCGGGGTGGAAAAGCAGTTTCCCGGCGAGGAGCGGAAGCTGATCCCCTCGCCGGGCGTCGCCACCTACGACCTCCAGCCGGAGATGAGCGCCGACCCGGTGACCGACGAGGTGGTGCATGCCGTCGCCTCCGGCCGCTTCCCGGCGGTCATCGTCAACATCGCCAACGGCGATATGGTGGGGCACACCGGCGTGTTTGCCGCGGCGGTGAAAGCGGCGGAGACCGTCGACGCTTGCGTGGGGCGGATGATGGAGGCGGTGAAGCGGGGGGGCGGCTGGATGATCATCACCGCCGACCACGGCAACATCGAGGAAATGCTCGACGCGAAGGGGAATCCGATGACGCAGCACAGCACCAATCAGGTGCCGTTCCACGTGTACGGCCCGCGCCGCCTGCCGCTCGTGCGGGACGGTGGCGCGCTGTGCGACATCGCCCCCACCATCCTCAAGCTTATGGGCGTGCCGCAGCCGCCGGAAATGACCGGCCGGCCGCTTGTCGTCATTTGA